The Clupea harengus chromosome 6, Ch_v2.0.2, whole genome shotgun sequence genome contains a region encoding:
- the neil3 gene encoding LOW QUALITY PROTEIN: endonuclease 8-like 3 (The sequence of the model RefSeq protein was modified relative to this genomic sequence to represent the inferred CDS: inserted 1 base in 1 codon) yields the protein MVEGPGVTLNGEKIRSKVQKGQKVKEIRGGATPSSIGTIRSSYQVFGGRSYTGVDTLGKELFLYFGERALRVHFGMNGSMRINPTERKDQKGSLPVLVVQLTNDSICFYDSTVEIRLTADSEQKVRAMESLDMCSPKYSAIRAEEAVRAEGRRMLCDVLLDQGVLPGVGNIIKNEALFDSGLHPSVTVSQLSSEQVRHLVKMTRDFTQLFYKCRKSGSALYKHYKVYKRPQCGQCKGSITVCRLGDNGRMTYFCQHCQTADPIQVNISKLPTRNTLIGWAYQRGGTNDHVAKKEEEEWACNLCTLINRPISKSCEACLTPRPEIPPPDQQEPCDSSAFSTHLIKYPCNSFSKPAQELKLNRRAAFGHTTLVLSDLSTPSSPAGRTATSPLTPNSRVTQSPLWSGSQGDGLKRAGSLSDVDGSYTQPYKRSRTDSGSVAVSHIKPNRQHGSVGVAPDKRKQEGQPSSPRIPCCASHGRPSVLRVVNKEGXNRGRQFYCCSLPRESKCNFFEWADLHFPTCNHGKRSLMRTVLKLGPNNGRNFYTCPMNKGQQCDLFQWAENGPGISILPGC from the exons ATGGTGGAGGGTCCGGGAGTCACTTTGAACGGAGAAAAGATTCGCTCAAAGGTTCAGAAAGGACAAAAAGTCAAAGAAATTCGTGGAGGAGCAACACCATCGTCG ATAGGAACGATCAGAAGCTCGTACCAAGTCTTTGGTGGACGCTCGTACACTGGGGTGGACACCCTGGGAAAAGAGTTGTTCCTATACTTCGGAGAAAGGGCGCTTCG GGTTCACTTTGGCATGAACGGTTCCATGCGGATAAACCCGACCGAGAGGAAGGACCAGAAGGGTTCTCTTCCGGTTCTGGTGGTCCAGCTCACCAATGACAGCATCTGTTTCTATGACTCCACAGTGGAAATCAG gcttACAGCTGACTCTGAGCAGAAAGTGCGTGCAATGGAGAGTCTGGACATGTGCTCACCGAAGTATAGTGCGATCCGTGCTGAGGAGGCAGTGAGGGCAGAGGGCCGACGCATGCTCTGTGACGTTCTCCTGGACCAGGGGGTTCTGCCCGGCGTGGGGAACATCATCAAGAATGAAGCCCTCTTTGACAGCggcctccatccctctgtcacG GTGTCCCAGCTGTCCAGTGAGCAAGTACGCCATCTGGTCAAAATGACTCGGGACTTCACACAACTGTTTTATAAG TGTCGGAAGAGCGGCTCGGCCCTCTACAAACATTACAAGGTCTACAAGCGGCCTCAGTGCGGCCAGTGCAAGGGCAGCATCACCGTCTGTCGTCTAGGCGATAACGGCAGGATGACTTACTTCTGTCAACACTGCCAGACAGCAGACCCAATCCAGGTGAACATCAG CAAACTCCCAACCAGGaacactctgattggctgggcttACCAGAGAGGTGGGACCAATGATCACGTGgcaaagaaggaggaagaggagtgggcCTGTAACCTGTGCACCCTTATCAACCGACCAATCAGCAAGTCCTGTGAGGCCTGCCTGACCCCACGACCTGAGA TTCCACCTCCAGACCAGCAGGAGCCGTGTGACTCGTCAGCATTCTCCACACACCTCATTAAGTACCCCTGCAACTCCTTCAGTAAGCCCGCCCAGGAGCTGAAGCTGAACCGCCGCGCTGCTTTCGGCCACACCACCCTGGTCCTGTCTGACCTCAGCACACCGTCGTCCCCTGCTGGCCGCACTGCCACATCGCCGCTCACCCCAAACAGCAGGGTGACGCAGAGTCCTTTGTGGTCAGGTAGCCAGGGTGACGGTCTCAAGAGGGCGGGGTCGCTAAGCGATGTGGACGGGTCATACACCCAGCCGTATAAGAGGTCGAGAACAGACAGCGGGTCAGTTGCGGTCAGTCACATAAAACCAAACCGCCAACATGGCTCCGTCGG CGTCGCTCCAGACAAACGGAAGCAGGAAGGCCAACCTTCTTCTCCCAGAATCCCTTGCTGTGCCTCTCACGGTCGTCCCAGCGTGCTGCGCGTGGTGAATAAAGAGG ACAACCGAGGCAGGCAGTTCTACTGCTGTTCTCTGCCCCGCGAGAGCAAGTGCAACTTCTTTGAG tGGGCGGACTTGCACTTCCCCACCTGTAACCATGGGAAACGGAGCCTGATGAGGACGGTTCTAAAGCTGGGTCCCAACAACGGGCGGAACTTCTACACCTGCCCCATGAACAAGGGCCAGCAGTGTGACCTCTTCCAGTGGGCCGAGAACGGGCCAGGCATCAGCATTCTGCCTGGCTgctag
- the asb5a gene encoding ankyrin repeat and SOCS box protein 5 isoform X2: MKAGEDDDADVWNATAAILDIDSGSWADRTPLHDAAYQGRLLSLKTLIAQGHSVNALTIDHVSPLHEACVGNHVACARALIDAGANVNVSTIDGVTPLLNSCIMGSVACAESLLESGARPQSSALCQPSPLHEACARGHSKCVEALIAWGADVDMGLPLSGTPLYTSCLSNHPLCARRLLDAGANVLLGTPMDTPLHAAAQKDCTEMVRLLLDFGADINIRNMEFKRPVDAAPPGSLTEGFLLVYEATPCMLSNLCRQRIRECVGRSRLHLLSNLPLPKALGNFVCFR; the protein is encoded by the exons ATGAAGGCAGGTGAAGATGATGACGCGGATGTGTGGAACGCCACGGCGGCTATTCTGGATATCGACTCAG GGTCATGGGCAGACAGGACCCCCCTTCATGACGCAGCCTATCAGGGCAGGCTGCTCAGTCTTAAGACCCTCATTGCTCAG GGTCACAGTGTGAATGCCCTGACGATAGACCACGTGAGCCCTCTTCATGAAGCCTGTGTTGGCAACCATGTTGCCTGTGCCCGTGCCCTCATCGATGCTGGTGCCAAT GTGAATGTGAGCACCATAGATGGTGTTACGCCTCTGTTGAACTCATGCATTATGGGTAGTGTGGCATGTGCGGAGTCTCTCCTGGAAAGCGGGGCAAGACCCCAGTCCTCTGCCCTGTgtcaaccctccccccttcacgAGGCGTGTGCCCGTG GTCACAGTAAGTGTGTGGAGGCCCTGATTGCCTGGGGGGCGGATGTGGACATGGGCCTGCCTCTTAGCGGGACACCTCTCTACACCTCCTGCCTCTCCAATCACCCCCTATGTGCCAGGAGACTGCTGGATGCAG GAGCAAACGTGCTGCTCGGCACGCCGATGGACACGCCGTTGCATGCAGCTGCACAGAAGGACTGCACTGAGATGGTGAGACTTCTGCTGGACTTTGGGGCGGACATCAACATCAGAAACATGGAGTTCAAGCGACCTGTGGATGCAGCCCCGCCCGGCAGCCTCACTGAAGGCTTCCTGCTGGTGTATGAGG CCACCCCCTGTATGCTGAGCAATTTGTGCCGTCAGCGAATCAGAGAGTGTGTAGGCCGCTCGagactccacctcctctccaatCTGCCCCTTCCCAAAGCTCTCGGAAACTTTGTGTGCTTCAGATAG
- the asb5a gene encoding ankyrin repeat and SOCS box protein 5 isoform X1, translating into MTEPSELRPFPAQLSNVYFTILALFCFKLFCLKLTLNLLTHFYLIRGNRKEAARISAEFFDFGQGQRSWADRTPLHDAAYQGRLLSLKTLIAQGHSVNALTIDHVSPLHEACVGNHVACARALIDAGANVNVSTIDGVTPLLNSCIMGSVACAESLLESGARPQSSALCQPSPLHEACARGHSKCVEALIAWGADVDMGLPLSGTPLYTSCLSNHPLCARRLLDAGANVLLGTPMDTPLHAAAQKDCTEMVRLLLDFGADINIRNMEFKRPVDAAPPGSLTEGFLLVYEATPCMLSNLCRQRIRECVGRSRLHLLSNLPLPKALGNFVCFR; encoded by the exons ATGACAGAGCCCTCCGAGTTGAGGCCATTCCCGGCGCAGCTGTCTAATGTTTACTTCACCATTTTGGCGCTATTCTGCTTCAAACTCTTCTGCCTCAAACTCACGCTCAACCTACTGACGCACTTCTACCTTATCAGGGGGAACCGTAAAGAGGCGGCCCGAATATCCGCAGAGTTCTTCGATTTTGGTCAAGGACAGA GGTCATGGGCAGACAGGACCCCCCTTCATGACGCAGCCTATCAGGGCAGGCTGCTCAGTCTTAAGACCCTCATTGCTCAG GGTCACAGTGTGAATGCCCTGACGATAGACCACGTGAGCCCTCTTCATGAAGCCTGTGTTGGCAACCATGTTGCCTGTGCCCGTGCCCTCATCGATGCTGGTGCCAAT GTGAATGTGAGCACCATAGATGGTGTTACGCCTCTGTTGAACTCATGCATTATGGGTAGTGTGGCATGTGCGGAGTCTCTCCTGGAAAGCGGGGCAAGACCCCAGTCCTCTGCCCTGTgtcaaccctccccccttcacgAGGCGTGTGCCCGTG GTCACAGTAAGTGTGTGGAGGCCCTGATTGCCTGGGGGGCGGATGTGGACATGGGCCTGCCTCTTAGCGGGACACCTCTCTACACCTCCTGCCTCTCCAATCACCCCCTATGTGCCAGGAGACTGCTGGATGCAG GAGCAAACGTGCTGCTCGGCACGCCGATGGACACGCCGTTGCATGCAGCTGCACAGAAGGACTGCACTGAGATGGTGAGACTTCTGCTGGACTTTGGGGCGGACATCAACATCAGAAACATGGAGTTCAAGCGACCTGTGGATGCAGCCCCGCCCGGCAGCCTCACTGAAGGCTTCCTGCTGGTGTATGAGG CCACCCCCTGTATGCTGAGCAATTTGTGCCGTCAGCGAATCAGAGAGTGTGTAGGCCGCTCGagactccacctcctctccaatCTGCCCCTTCCCAAAGCTCTCGGAAACTTTGTGTGCTTCAGATAG
- the spata4 gene encoding spermatogenesis-associated protein 4, translated as MAYAQTPRKTGLPREVLKWLQSLDLSFYPKNVRRDFSNGYLVAETFSWYYPEEFSMHSYGNGTSLAAKLSNWAQIERFFTKHHIPLPKEVIDGTIHCKPGAAEILVQEIYSILTRRRLKMWFGGEVDFSDRSYQEQLPMVARPTASKAIKNNLRLSEMIAEPNISTIQGKIQAIVERHLEDRRLERLQDPKRFGVKPTLGERAARRPPSASQSRQGSLSIPRPDSTGSVIRRRGSVSFKEMDSCQSSRSLSF; from the exons ATGGCTTATGCACAAACTCCCAGGAAGACGGGACTCCCTCGAGAAGTTTTGAAATGGTTGCAAAGTCTTGATTTATCATTTTATCCAAAGAATGTACGCAG AGACTTTTCTAATGGCTACCTTGTGGCTGAGACGTTTTCTTGGTATTATCCAGAGGAGTTCTCCATGCACTCCTATGGCAACGGGACTTCACTGGCCGCCAAACTGAGCAACTGGGCCCAGATAGAAAGG TTTTTCACAAAGCATCACATCCCCTTGCCAAAGGAGGTCATTGATGGCACCATTCACTGCAAGCCAGGGGCTGCAGAGATTCTGGTTCAGGAGATTTACAGCATCTTGACCCGCAGGCG GCTGAAGATGTGGTTCGGAGGAGAAGTGGACTTCTCTGACCGCAGTTACCAGGAGCAGCTGCCCATGGTGGCGCGCCCCACAGCCTCCAAGGCCATAAAGAACAACCTGCGTCTCTCAGAGATGATAGCCGAGCCCAACATCAGCACCATTCAGGGCAAGATCCAGGCCATTGTAGAGCGCCACCTAGAGGACAGGAGGCTGGAGCGCCTGCAGGACCCGA agcgtTTTGGGGTGAAACCCACCCTGGGGGAGCGTGCAGCTCGCCGCCCACCCTCGGCCAGCCAGTCCAGACAAggctccctctccatcccacgACCTG ACTCCACGGGCTCGGTCATCAGAAGGAGGGGGAGTGTCAGCTTTAAGGAGATGGACAGCTGTCAGTCATCCAGATCTCTGTCCTTTTAG
- the aga gene encoding N(4)-(beta-N-acetylglucosaminyl)-L-asparaginase: MYHIHLFILSLSASPFVEASLPLVINTWPFRDATAAAWSALQRGASALDAVEQGCMTCEWEQCDGSVGYGGSPDENGETTLDAMIMNGDTMEVGAVADLRRIKNAISVARAVMEHTTHTLLAGESAALFAQNMGFKAEDLTTNTSQSIFAKWLGQNCQPNYRKNVSPDSRTSCGPYKPSPGAQRTDQQNHTRLDIHSHDTIGMIVIGRHGNVAAGTSTNGAKHKVPGRVGDSPIAGAGSYADSTVGGAAATGDGDVMMRFLPSFLAVELMRSGMEPSIACKTALTRIKTHYPWFFGALICANIKGEYGAACNRVAGFSQFSYMVSDPLTNEPLLKKVDCF, from the exons ATGTACcatatacatttgtttatcCTGTCTTTATCTGCGTCGCCCTTTGTTGAAGCTTCACTCCCGCTAGTCATAAACACTTGGCCATTCCGAGATGCGACTGCAGCAG cgtGGAGCGCCCTGCAGAGGGGAGCGAGTGCGCTGGACGCGGTGGAGCAGGGCTGCATGACCTGTGAGTGGGAGCAGTGCGACGGCAGCGTGGGCTACGGAGGGAGTCCTGACGAGAACGGAGAGACCACGCTGGACGCCATGATCATGAACGG AGATACTATGGAGGTGGGTGCGGTGGCAGACCTGCGCAGGATCAAGAACGCCATCAGCGTAGCACGAGCTGTGAtggaacacaccacacacacgctgctggCAGGGGAGTCAG CGGCTTTATTTGCACAGAATATGGGTTTCAAAGCCGAAGACCTCACGACCAACACGTCCCAGAGTATATTCGCCAAATGGCTGGGTCAGAACTGCCAGCCTAACTACAGGAAG AACGTGTCTCCTGATTCCAGAACATCCTGTGGGCCCTACAAACCCAGCCCTGGGGCGCAGAGGACAGATCAACAGAACCACACCAGACTGGACATCCACTCACACGATACCATTG GAATGATTGTGATTGGTCGCCATGGAAACGTGGCAGCTGGAACGTCGACCAATGGAGCGAAGCACAAAGTACCCGG TCGAGTGGGGGACTCTCCCATCGCTGGTGCAGGATCATATGCAGACAGCACAGTGGGAGGAGCAGCTGCCACGGGCGACGGCGATGTGATGATGCGTTTCCTTCCCAG CTTCCTTGCGGTTGAGCTGATGAGGAGCGGAATGGAGCCGTCCATCGCGTGTAAAACAGCCCTGACAAGAATCAAGACACACTACCCATGGTTCTTTGGGGCCCTTATCTGTGCCAACATCAAAGGGGAATATG GTGCAGCCTGTAACCGTGTGGCTGGATTTAGTCAATTCTCCTACATGGTGTCCGACCCCTTGACCAACGAGCCCCTCCTGAAGAAGGTGGACTGCTTCTAA